A segment of the Bordetella flabilis genome:
AGCGTGCCGATTCCCGTCACGGCCCAGAAGGTGGCGCGCCAGCCCGCGGCCTGGCCGAGCGCGGTCCCGAGCGGCACGCCAAGCACGTTCGCCAGCGTCAGCCCGGTGAACATCAGCGCGATGGCGCTGGAGCGCTGGTGCCTTGGCACCAGGTCGGCGGCGACCACGGCGCCGATGCCGAAGAAGGCCCCATGGCAGAAGGCCGTGACGATGCGCGCACCCATCAGCAAGCCATAGGTGGGAGATAGCGCGCACAGCAGGTTGCCGACCACGAAAGTGCTGGCCAATCCGATCAGGGTTGCCTTGCGCGGCATGCGGGCCGTCGCGATCGCCATGATCGGCGCGCCGACCACTACGCCCATGGCGTAGCCGGTGATCAGCAGGCCGGCGATATCGATGCTGACGTGAAGATCCTGCGCGACGTTGGGCAGCAGGCCCATAATGACGAACTCGCTGGTGCCGATGCCGAAAGCGGCGGCGGCCAGCGCAAGAAGGTGCAAAGGCATGGAGTGTGAACCGGGACGTAGGTGTGAGAGGCGGTCGCGGCCTGGATGGGGCCGAAAGGATGAACCATGAACACGGTGCGACCGCCATGCCATTTTAGACGAGCCGTACGCATGGATCCGGTTGGGCCTGGCGCGCACGCGCAAGCAAGGAAAGGAGAGGGCGATGACGACGCAGAGGTCCATGACGGAACGCCTGGAAGCCATGCTGGCATCCGGCCGCGACGACAAACTCTTGCGATACACCCTGGGCAAGGCCTATGCGGAAGCCGAAGACTACGCCAAGGCCTGCGATCACCTTGAAACCTGCGTGGCCTACGACCCCCGCTATTCGGTGGGCTGGAAATGGCTGGGCAAGGCGCGTCTCGGCCTTGGCGATGAGGAGGGCGCGCGCCATGCCTGGGAACGTGCCAGCGCCGTGGCCGCAGAACACGGCGACGCGCAAGTGATGAAGGAAGTCGCCGTGTTCCTGCGGCGCCTTGATAAGCGGACGTGACTCACGTGTTCCGCACTTGCGGCGGTCCGCGTCGATCCACTTTTATTGCCTTGTTTTACGCACTATTGCGTAGTGCCGTGCATACGTGATCCGTTGCCGCGGACACCAATGCTTCGCGGGTGTTGGAAGCGCGTCACAGCCGAGGCGCTGCTGGCGTAGGTTTGAGCCACAAATCGAAAACAGATGTGACCGCAGCGTGACCCCTTGGGGCAGCGGTACCCCGCTGTTGCAGTGCATTTGTATGCCTTGCGGTCAAACCGTGAAACACGGGGCACGCCGTACCATGTTGACGCCTCTGTGGCCCGGGATTTGTAATGCGCTGGGATAAGCACGGCCTGTCGCAATGGGATATTTGATGGATCTTCGTCCGCCCTTCTTCAGAGGGGTTACCTCCAGCCGGAAATCGGCGCACGGCGCGCTGACCGCTTTATGGCAGATGGCGGAAATGCCGGACGAGGCCTTGGGCTACGTCGATCTGCCCGGCACCGATCCCGTCCTCCCTTCGTCGTTCGCCGTCGGCATGGCGGCCCAGTGCAGCATCGCCGCGGCTGCGCTGGCTGCCGCGGAAATCTGGCATCTGCGCGGTGGCAAGCGCCAGCGCGTGTCCGTCGACATGCGCCACGCGGCTCAGGAAACGCGCGGCTATTTCACCCTTGACGGCGTGCAGCCCAATCTCTGGGACAAGATCACCGGCGTCTACCGCTGCGGCGATGGCAACTGGGTCCGCATACACGCCAACTTCGCGCATCATCGCGATGGCGCTTTGTCTCTCCTGGGCTGTCCCACCGGCGCCACGGTGAATCGCGATGCCGTGGAACGGGCGCTGTCGCGTTGGAGCGCGCTGGAATTCGAGCAGGCCGCCGCGGACGCGGGGCTGGTTGTCGCGGCCCTGCGCAGCTTCGACGAATGGGACCGCCATCCCCAGGGCATCGCCGTGTCGCAGTTGCCGCTGGTAAGCATCGAACGTATCGGCGATGCGCCGTCGCGGCCCTTGCCGCGTTACGGGCATGACCCCCGGCCGCTCAAGGACATACGCGTGCTGGATCTCACGCGTATCCTGGCCGGGCCGGTCTGCGGCCGCACGCTGGCCGCCTACGGCGCCGACGTCATGCTGTTGAATTCTCCGAATCTGCCGAATATCGCCGCCATCGCGGAGACCAGCCGCGGCAAGCTCTCCGTGCACGCGGACTTGGATACGGCCACCGGCCGTATCACGCTCGGCAACCTGTTGCGCAGCGCGCATATTCTCGTGCAGGGCTACCGGCCCGGAGCCCTGGACGCCCTGGGTTTCGGTCCGCAGGACGCGGCGCGTATCCGTCCCGGCATCGTCTACGTTTCCCTGTCCGCCTACGGCCATGTCGGTCCCTGGGCGACGCGCCGAGGCTTCGATTCGCTGGTACAGACCGCGTCCGGCTTCAATCATGCCGAATCGCAGGCCGCGCGCCAGGAAGCGCCGCGCCCCATGCCAGTCCAGATACTGGACTACGCGAGCGGTTACCTGATGGCGTTTGGCGCACAGGCCGCGCTGGCGCGCCAGGCGGTGGAGGGCGGCAGTTGGCACGTGCGGGTGTCGCTGGCGCAGACCGCGCGCTGGCTGCGCGGGCTGCCCCGCGTACCGAACGGCCTTGCCTGCCCATTACCGGCGCTGGACGGCTACCTGGAAGAAACCGAATCGGGTTTCGGCAGGCTGGTCGCGGTGCGCCATGCCGCCCGGTTCTCCGCCACGGCCCCGAAGTGGATCCGGCCTTCGGTACCGCCCGGCACCAATCCCACCGTGTGGCCGTTCAGTTAGCACCTCGTCGCCGCCGCGCACGCTAACCCAGGCCCCGGGCCGCTGGGCTTTTCCGGTAGACTTTTCATCCCGTGCCCCTCTCGGGACGTCATCGGTCCAGGTGCCACCATGTCCACCACCATCTATCACAACCCACGGTGCGGCACCTCCCGCACCGTGCTGGAACATCTCGTCGAAGCCGGCATGTCGCCGACCGTTATCGAATACCTGAAGACGCCGCCATCGCGCTCGACCTTGCAGGCATTGATCGCCCAGGCCGGTCTGACCGTTCGCGAGGCGGTCCGCACCAAGGAGCCGCTTTACGAGGAGTTGGGACTCGATGCCGCCGACGTCACCGACGAGCAGTTGCTCGATGCGATGATCGACAATCCGATCCTGATCAACCGGCCCTTCGTCATCACGCCCATCGGCACACGGCTTTGCCGTCCCGCGGACGTCCTGCGCGAAATCCTGCCTGGCTAGGGCGGTCCGTCGCGCGAAGCGCCGCACCAGGGGGATCAGCGTTGCGGGTTCTGCTGGCGCCAGGCGCGCAATGCGTCCAGGGTGTTGGTGACGTGATGCTCCGGATCGCTATCCGTGTACGCGTAGATTACCCGGCCGGGCGGCACGATCACGTAGGAAACGCGCTGCGCATACGCCGGGTTGCGGTCGTGCACGGCGTCATACGCGCGCATGATGCGCTGGTCGGCGTCCGCCGCCACGGCGAACTTGCTCTGGCATGCGCTGACCGAAAAGCGCTGAAGCACGTCGATGTCATCGGCGGAAACGCCGATCACCCGGGCGCCCAGGTCGCGGTACTGCTCCGTCGCCTCGGCAAAATTGTGCGCCTCGATCGTGCATCCCTTGGTGAATGCCGCGGGATAGAAGTACAGCACGACCGGGCCGTCGCGCAGGGCGCGCGCCAGCTCAAAGGTGAACGGCTTGCCGTCCAACGCCGCCTGGGTGGAGAAATCGGGCGCCGTGGCGCCGACGGGCAGCGCGCCCCATGCGGCCGGTGCGGCGCACAGCGCGAGCGCCAGGGACAAGGTGGCGGGGGTTTTCATGGTGACCTCTGCGGCGGCGTAAGGATGGCGCCCGGCGGATGCCGGCACGGGGGCGTATCGGTTTGGCCATTATGGCACCACGGTCCCGTACCGCGTACCACCCGGTACGGCATGTAGCGCGCCCACCATCGCGTTACCGCAGGAACACGTACTGGGCCATATAGGGCGACTCAGCGGATTGATGTTCTGTCGCGCAGGCCGCCTCCGGCGCGGCCCCGCCCACCGTTCCGACCCGCTGCACATACCGCACGGCGGCCAGCATTCCCGGCCCCGCGACACTGGTACTGGCCAATAGCAGCTGCGGTACGCTGCGCGGTGCTTCGCTCGGGATCTGTCCGATGACGCGGCCCGTGATGCCACTGCCATCGCTGGCTCGCCACGTAGGCCCGGGGCCATGTTCGACCAGGGGGCGGCCGTTCGCGTCATACAAGCGGGCATGCGGGGCGATGTATTGCCATTGCAGCCGGCGGGACGCGTCGTACTCGCACGAGTACGCCTGGTAGCCCACCGCGGTGAGGGTCAGCACCGGCGTGCCGGTGGGCGGATCGATGGGGGAGGCCGATGGCGCCCGCGCAACCAATAGCGCGGTGCCGGCCAGCGCGGCGGCGATAGGCCGAGCGGCGCGGGGACGTCGGACAGGCATGGAGGGGTTCCTTTGGTGGGCGCGTCGGCGCAGTCGGAAATGGGCGGCGGGGCCGCGAGTAGCCGGGTCGCGGCGCGATCAGGGCCAGGCGATGGCGCCATGTTGCATGGCGCGCAGCAGCAGCGGTGTCGTGTCGTCCGCGCGCTGGCCCGGGGGCAACGCATTCGCAGGCGCGGCCGCGACGGGCAGGGGCGTGGCCGAGACGCCGGTGGCGGATGCGGACGGGGGCGAGGCACGCGAGGTCGCGTCGCGCTTCATCTGGAAAGCGATGCGGCAGCATGCGTACAGATAGGGCAGCCGGGACGATAGGTGCGCCTGGGCCGCGGCGTCTCCGGAGGCGCGCACGGCGGGACGGTTGAACGATGGGGCGGCGATGATGCCGGCGACATCGTGCCGCGCATGCCCGACGAGCGGCATCAGGCCGCCTCGGGTCAATTCCGCCTCCTGGTGGTCGCCGATGATCGCTTCGGTCGGATAGGCAGCGGCCTGGCCGTCGCCGGTATCCACGATGGCGGTCGGCGCCATCGGCGTGGCGGCCATGCCGAGTTCGGCGTCGCGCGCGCGCAGGCACCAGTCGTAGTAATGGAAGGCGCGGTTCATATTCGCCGCCATGGCATACGCGGCATTCGCCCAGGTGTAGTGGCTCAGGTCGGATGCGCTCAGTTCCTCCTCGAAGGGGAATGCCTCCACCTGCTGCCCCTGCGCGCCATACGGCGGGCGCGCGGCGAAGCGAGGCATGGCCAGGCCGATATAGCGCGACGCATCCAGGTCGCGCAAAGCCTGCCACGCCGCATGTTGGCCGGTCTCCAGCGATTTCGAGAGATCGCGCCGGCCTTGCAGTTCGCGCCACGAGCCCATCAACATGACGGCGGAGTCGACGCCGGTAATGAAGGGGGTGTACGACGCGGCGGACATCCGCGCGATCTGCGTCAGCAGTGCCACGTCGGGGTCGCTGTGGTCGAAATAGTAGTCGGCCACCAGGGCGCCGAAGGGCCGACCCAGCGAGGGACCTTCACCGAGGGCGAGCTTGCAGAATACCGGGCTCCGGTCCCAAGAACTTTCCGCATAGCGGTGCAGGCTGCGATGGAATTCCGCCTTGGACAGATTCATCACACGCAGCGCGAGGCCGCGATCGTCGGCGGTATGCGTAACCAGCCAGTGCAGCCCGCGCCAACTGCCTTCCAGCTGCTGGAACGCCGCGGCATGCAGTATGGCGTTGACCTGACGGTTGAGCAGGCTGTCGATACGTGCGATGAGGGCCTGGGCGGTCCTGTGCATGTCTTCCGATACGCCGGCAACTGGCCCGAGCGCGTGCGCCGACAGCGTGTCCAGCGCCTGGACCACGACATTGCGCGTCCTGGCCGCCACGCCGTCGTCCACGGGGCCACGGGTCGGCGGCATCACGGCGCTCAGTGCCCGGCGGGCGTGCAGCAGCTTGGCCAGCGGCGGCACGTTGCGGGCGATCGCGTCCGGACCGAAATCCTCCAGGCACTGGAATGTAAGGTCCACGCTCAGGCGGCCGTGTCCGGTCAAGGCGTTGGGAACGCTCATGGCGACCCGGGGCCGCACTTGCCTCAGGCGGTCGTCGAAATCGTGGATGCCGATGGGCAGGAAAGGACGGTCCGCGACGGGTGGCAGAGGATCCCCGGGCTGCCCGGAAAGGTCGGCCAGGACGCCCATTACGAAAGGCGCCGGCGCGTCGCCTGGCGACCTGTCGTTGCTCACGGCTGGGACATGCGCGAGCGCCGATGCGAGGGCTGCGGCGGACGTGGCGTGGGCTGGCTGTATCGGCGGCTGCCGCGCGCTGCGCAGCAGTCCGGCATAGCCGTCCTGGATCGCCCGCGGTCCTGGCGAGCCGGGATCGGTTGAATCGACGGATTGGTGGATACGATTGGCCATGCTGCACTCCTGTCGTTCGCGTCCACCGTCGGCCGCACGCGGCTCGCGCACGGCGGCAACGCCGGGCCAGCTCCATGGCTTATCGGGACGCTTGGTCGCGCTGACGGCCGATCGCCGCCGCATGCCAGTAAAACGGCTCACCCGCGGCTTTATTCCGTCCCGTGGGCTGCTGCGGACCATCCGACTGCCGTGGTGATGAAGCGGGCGGCGAAGGCACCCTGCATGACGTCAGGGCGTGCGCTGGCCGCCGCCGGGCCTTTCGATGGTGTGAGGTTGCGCACTCCGCGCATGCCGGGAGATGCAAGCCCGGCGGCGGAGCGCGCTTAACGCTGTGCTTCCCGTATGGGCCCGCGCTGGCCGCGTTGGCGGTCCTGGACCTGGCGCTGCTGCACCTGCTGGCGTTGCACCTGCATCTGCCGGACTTGTTGCTGCCGGGCCTGATGTTCACGCGCCACCTGGCGTTGCGCCTGATGGTGCTGTTGTTCGATCTGGCGCTGCTGCGCCGGACGCTGTTGCCATATCTGCGGTTGCCGCATCTGTTGCGGGCCCATCGGCTGCTGTCGGACCTGTTGCTGCTGGAATTGCTGCCGCTGCTGGTACTGCGATTGCTGGCGTTGGAACTGCTGCTGGCGCTGCTGTTGTTGCTGGAATTGCTGGCGTTGCTGGTACTGCTGCTGCTGTTGCCGTTGGAATTGCTGGCGCTGCTGGTATTGCTGCTGTTGTTGCTGCTGGAATTGCTGGCGCTGCTGGTATTGCTGCTGTTGTTGCTGCTGGAATTGCTGGCGTTGCTGGAATTGCTGCTGCTGTTGCTGCTGGAACTGCTGGCGCTGCTGCAGTTGTCTTTGCTGGGACTCCTGCTGCTGGCGTTGCTGGAACTGCTGTTGCTGGAGCCGCTGCTGCTGCTCGGATTGCTGCTGCTGGAGCTGCTGCTGTTGCTGCTGCAACTGCTGTTGCCGCAATTGCTGTTGGAACTGGGTCTGCGGCACCACGGGCGCCCGGGGCGGCTGCAAGGATCGCTGCTGGTACTGTTGCTGGTCCAGATTGCGCTGCAGTTGCTGCTGCTGCAACTGCTGCTGCTGGCGCAACTGCTGTTGCTGGAGTTGTTGCTGGAACTGCTGTTGACGCTGCGGCTGAGCCGCCTGCGAAGGAGAAGTCAGGGGCAGGCGCGGCGTCTGGGCTTGCGCCTGGAACTGCGGATCGCCCTGCTGCAGCCTGCGCGGGATGTCGCTTCGCGGGCGGTCCAAACGCTCGTGCATCTGCTGGCGTTGCGTCGAGGCCAGCCGCTCCTGGCTTTCCCGTTGCTGCTCCAGCTCGCGGCGTTGCGTTCGCATGTGCTGCAGTTGGCCGCCGCGGCCCGGCCAGGCGCCATCCGGCCGCTCATGCCTGTCGAATCCCTCGCCGGAGCGTCCTGCGCCACGAATTGGTGCGCGCCACGCGTCGGGGCTACCCGCGGGATGGGCAAAGGCCGCATGCACGGGGCGGCCGCGATTCACGGACATGAACTGTTCGCGCTGGCGGCCGGCCTGGCGGTCCAGCTCGGTCTGCGCCCGCAAGGGCGGGACGTGCCGCTCGCGTTGCGCGGCCCGTTCGCGGGCGTCGGGTCCCCTGCGCAGGCCTCCCGGACCGCCGTGGTAGCTGACGCGCGGCCCGTGACGGTGCTCCACGTTCCTCGGGTGGTGGTAGACATAGCGCACACGACCGGGATCCACGCGCGTGATGGCGCGGTTGTAGTAGAAGTGCCGGTCCTTCCAATAGCCGCCGAGATACCCGATGCCGATATAACCGAAGCCATAGTCGATGCCGCCGTAGTAACCGATGTGCGGTCCCCAATAGCCGGGGGACCAGCGATACCCGCTGCCGGCGTACGACCAGTAGCCGGGAGTCCACAAGGCGCCGACATACGGCGCGAGGACCCAGGTCCCGGGCACCCAATAGAAGCCGTATGCGTTGCGCGCCCAGTACCCCGGAATCCAGATGTAGCCATCGCCTGGCGCCGCGGGCTGCGCGTATACCGGAATCGGAGGGGGCGGTTCGGCCGAGACGGCGACAGGCGCCAGATTCGCGTCGGCGGGATCCGGGCCGTCGGCGGCCAGGGGCGCCTGCCCGTCCTGCGCCGAAGCCGGGTCCGCGCCGTCAGATGGGACGGGTGGTATCCCGGCGTCCGGGTCCGGCGATGCCGCGTATTGCGGCTGGGAGGGATCCAGCCCGGATGGGTCGGGCGACTGCTCCGGCGCGTTCCCGGAGCCCGTTGCGGTGGAATATGGCAGTCCGCCATCGTGGCCGACGGCCGGCAAGGATTGAGGGTAAGCGGTCTGCGCGCGCGGCGTCGTCATGCCTGACATGACGGCGGTCAACAGCACCGCCCCGGCCGCCAGGCGCCCGATGCGCGGAGAATAAGCGGTATCCATGGAACCTCCCCATCAGCCGTGCACCCTTCAGTAGCCGTAGTAATAGTGAGGCGCGGCGGGGTAGTAATAGACCGGCGCCGGCCGGTAGTGGGCCGGGCGCGCCGGTACCACGATGCAGCCGCTAAGCGTACTGGTGACTGCCAAGACCGCGATGAGCTTCTTCATGCCTGACTCCTTGATGCAGCCGCGATACGGTGCACGGCTTCAGTGTAGGCATGCAGTCGATGGACAGGGCTCCTTGAAATCGTTTTGAAATGCCTGCCGGGTTACGAATTCCTACGCCGGCAGGCGAGGCAATTCAGTTCATGCGGCCGCTGGCGCCGCCGACACTGAAGCGGCCCGCGCCCAGCAGCGCAACCGCGATTGCCGCAAACAGAAACATGCCTTGCAATTCCAGTTGCCAGCCCCCTTGCGCGTTCAGCATGAAGAGCTGGCCGCGATGCGCCAGCAGGATGGCGACCACCATATTGATGGCGACAATCAGTCCGCCCAGGCGGGTAAAGATGCCGGCGATGATGAGGATGGGCGCGACCACTTCGCCGACATAGACGAAATAGCCCAGAAAGCCGGGCAGGCCATGCTGGCTCACCACGTTCACGATGCCGCCGGCGCCATGCGTCATTTTGAAGATGCCATGCAACAGAATCAGGATGCCCAGGGCCAGCCGCAGGATCAGCTTGGCCATATCGTCGTGTCGGTTCATCGTTTTCTTCTCAAGTTGGTGTGGATGGGTGGCGCCCGCACCCGGCCGCGATGTCCGCGATCTTGCATCGCCGCCGGCTGGGCGTCGCGCAATTATTGCAAATCTTTCCGGTAAAACCACGCGCGGCCTGGGCAAGGCTCCACAATTGGTGCGCAAGGCCTTCGGCCGCCTTTCGTTCAGGCGGCGCCGACCTTCGATCGGCTGTCTGCGGCAGCGAGCCAACGAAGGCGAACGGGTGGTGCGATCGGGACCAACGCCGCCACGGGCTGCAGCCGCCGGGGCCGGCGCGCGGCAGGCAGCCCGGCCGGCCGCCGGGTCAGCCGGCCCTCAGGGGCGCAGCAGGGTGGACTTGCCGAAGAGGCTTTCCACCAGGTCGACCACCACTTCGGCGGTCTGGTTGCGGACGTCCCGGGCCGGGTTGAGCTCCATGAGGTCCAGCGAACCCAGGCGCCCGGTGTCGGCGATCATCTCCATGCACAATTGCGCTTCGCGGTACGTCGGCCCGCCCAGTACCGGCGTGCCCACGCCGGGGGCGACAACGGAATCCAGGAAATCCGCGTCGAAGCTCACATGCAGGTGGGTGTCATCGCCCAGGCCCGCCAGGGCTTGCTCCATGGTCTGTCGCATGCCGTTTTCGTCGATGTAGCGCATGTCGAAGACTTTGAGGCCGATCGCGCGCAATTGACGTTTTTCTTCGGCATCGACGCTGCGGATGCCGATCTGCCGGATGTTGGACGGATCGGCGACCGCGGGAAAGGCGTCTCCCAGCCGGGTGAGGGCGGAGGGACCGTCACCGCACAGGCAGGCCACCGGCATCCCATGGATGTTGCCGGTCGGGGTGATCGCATGGGTGTTCGCATCGGCGTGCGCGTCGAGCCACAGCACCATCAGGCGCTTGCCGGCTTCCCGGCAGTGCTGCGCCACGGCCGTGATGGAACCGATGGCCAGGCAATGATCGCCGCCCATCAGCACAGGGAAGCGGTTCGCGCGCCGGGAACCGAGGACGGCTTCGTAGACCGCGCGGTTCCATTGGACGACTTCGTCCAGATGCCGAAAGCCGTCGCGGGCAGGGTGGGAGGGATTGGGCGGCCCGGATAGATTGGCGGCGTCCGACACGGTGAGTCCATGCCTTTCGAGCGCCGCCTGCAAGCCGGCGACCCGCAAGGCCTCCGGCCCCATCGACGCGCCGCGGATGCTGGCGCCGACATCGGTCGGCGCACCAATGAGATCTACCGGTTCCATTATGCTTTGCTCCCGAAACGTCCCGTGCACGGCTAACATCCCGTTGAACGCGACATTGCCACACCGCAGGATACCTTCATGATCCTTATCGTATACGCCCATCCCTATCCGCGGTATTCACGCGCGAATCGGGCCATGCTGGATGCCGTGGGCGACATGCCCGTACAAGTGCGATCGCTTTACGATCTCTACCCCGACTTCCATATCGATGCGGCCGCGGAACAGGCCGCGCTGCGGCCGGCCAGCCTGGTCGTATGGCAGCACCCGATGCACTGGTACGGCACGCCGCCTTTGTTCGGCTTATGGATGGACAAGGTGCTGCAGCACGGGTGGGCCTACGGACAGGGTGGCGATGCGTTGCGCGGCAAGGCCGTGCTGTGGGCGGTGACCACGGGCGGCGCCGCGGACG
Coding sequences within it:
- the rocF gene encoding arginase produces the protein MEPVDLIGAPTDVGASIRGASMGPEALRVAGLQAALERHGLTVSDAANLSGPPNPSHPARDGFRHLDEVVQWNRAVYEAVLGSRRANRFPVLMGGDHCLAIGSITAVAQHCREAGKRLMVLWLDAHADANTHAITPTGNIHGMPVACLCGDGPSALTRLGDAFPAVADPSNIRQIGIRSVDAEEKRQLRAIGLKVFDMRYIDENGMRQTMEQALAGLGDDTHLHVSFDADFLDSVVAPGVGTPVLGGPTYREAQLCMEMIADTGRLGSLDLMELNPARDVRNQTAEVVVDLVESLFGKSTLLRP
- the tssC gene encoding type VI secretion system contractile sheath large subunit, with translation MANRIHQSVDSTDPGSPGPRAIQDGYAGLLRSARQPPIQPAHATSAAALASALAHVPAVSNDRSPGDAPAPFVMGVLADLSGQPGDPLPPVADRPFLPIGIHDFDDRLRQVRPRVAMSVPNALTGHGRLSVDLTFQCLEDFGPDAIARNVPPLAKLLHARRALSAVMPPTRGPVDDGVAARTRNVVVQALDTLSAHALGPVAGVSEDMHRTAQALIARIDSLLNRQVNAILHAAAFQQLEGSWRGLHWLVTHTADDRGLALRVMNLSKAEFHRSLHRYAESSWDRSPVFCKLALGEGPSLGRPFGALVADYYFDHSDPDVALLTQIARMSAASYTPFITGVDSAVMLMGSWRELQGRRDLSKSLETGQHAAWQALRDLDASRYIGLAMPRFAARPPYGAQGQQVEAFPFEEELSASDLSHYTWANAAYAMAANMNRAFHYYDWCLRARDAELGMAATPMAPTAIVDTGDGQAAAYPTEAIIGDHQEAELTRGGLMPLVGHARHDVAGIIAAPSFNRPAVRASGDAAAQAHLSSRLPYLYACCRIAFQMKRDATSRASPPSASATGVSATPLPVAAAPANALPPGQRADDTTPLLLRAMQHGAIAWP
- a CDS encoding DUF3455 domain-containing protein, which translates into the protein MPVRRPRAARPIAAALAGTALLVARAPSASPIDPPTGTPVLTLTAVGYQAYSCEYDASRRLQWQYIAPHARLYDANGRPLVEHGPGPTWRASDGSGITGRVIGQIPSEAPRSVPQLLLASTSVAGPGMLAAVRYVQRVGTVGGAAPEAACATEHQSAESPYMAQYVFLR
- a CDS encoding CoA transferase, which gives rise to MGYLMDLRPPFFRGVTSSRKSAHGALTALWQMAEMPDEALGYVDLPGTDPVLPSSFAVGMAAQCSIAAAALAAAEIWHLRGGKRQRVSVDMRHAAQETRGYFTLDGVQPNLWDKITGVYRCGDGNWVRIHANFAHHRDGALSLLGCPTGATVNRDAVERALSRWSALEFEQAAADAGLVVAALRSFDEWDRHPQGIAVSQLPLVSIERIGDAPSRPLPRYGHDPRPLKDIRVLDLTRILAGPVCGRTLAAYGADVMLLNSPNLPNIAAIAETSRGKLSVHADLDTATGRITLGNLLRSAHILVQGYRPGALDALGFGPQDAARIRPGIVYVSLSAYGHVGPWATRRGFDSLVQTASGFNHAESQAARQEAPRPMPVQILDYASGYLMAFGAQAALARQAVEGGSWHVRVSLAQTARWLRGLPRVPNGLACPLPALDGYLEETESGFGRLVAVRHAARFSATAPKWIRPSVPPGTNPTVWPFS
- a CDS encoding YXWGXW repeat-containing protein codes for the protein MDTAYSPRIGRLAAGAVLLTAVMSGMTTPRAQTAYPQSLPAVGHDGGLPYSTATGSGNAPEQSPDPSGLDPSQPQYAASPDPDAGIPPVPSDGADPASAQDGQAPLAADGPDPADANLAPVAVSAEPPPPIPVYAQPAAPGDGYIWIPGYWARNAYGFYWVPGTWVLAPYVGALWTPGYWSYAGSGYRWSPGYWGPHIGYYGGIDYGFGYIGIGYLGGYWKDRHFYYNRAITRVDPGRVRYVYHHPRNVEHRHGPRVSYHGGPGGLRRGPDARERAAQRERHVPPLRAQTELDRQAGRQREQFMSVNRGRPVHAAFAHPAGSPDAWRAPIRGAGRSGEGFDRHERPDGAWPGRGGQLQHMRTQRRELEQQRESQERLASTQRQQMHERLDRPRSDIPRRLQQGDPQFQAQAQTPRLPLTSPSQAAQPQRQQQFQQQLQQQQLRQQQQLQQQQLQRNLDQQQYQQRSLQPPRAPVVPQTQFQQQLRQQQLQQQQQQLQQQQSEQQQRLQQQQFQQRQQQESQQRQLQQRQQFQQQQQQQFQQRQQFQQQQQQQYQQRQQFQQQQQQQYQQRQQFQRQQQQQYQQRQQFQQQQQRQQQFQRQQSQYQQRQQFQQQQVRQQPMGPQQMRQPQIWQQRPAQQRQIEQQHHQAQRQVAREHQARQQQVRQMQVQRQQVQQRQVQDRQRGQRGPIREAQR
- a CDS encoding DoxX family protein, with the translated sequence MNRHDDMAKLILRLALGILILLHGIFKMTHGAGGIVNVVSQHGLPGFLGYFVYVGEVVAPILIIAGIFTRLGGLIVAINMVVAILLAHRGQLFMLNAQGGWQLELQGMFLFAAIAVALLGAGRFSVGGASGRMN
- the arsC gene encoding arsenate reductase (glutaredoxin) (This arsenate reductase requires both glutathione and glutaredoxin to convert arsenate to arsenite, after which the efflux transporter formed by ArsA and ArsB can extrude the arsenite from the cell, providing resistance.), coding for MSTTIYHNPRCGTSRTVLEHLVEAGMSPTVIEYLKTPPSRSTLQALIAQAGLTVREAVRTKEPLYEELGLDAADVTDEQLLDAMIDNPILINRPFVITPIGTRLCRPADVLREILPG
- a CDS encoding peroxiredoxin — translated: MKTPATLSLALALCAAPAAWGALPVGATAPDFSTQAALDGKPFTFELARALRDGPVVLYFYPAAFTKGCTIEAHNFAEATEQYRDLGARVIGVSADDIDVLQRFSVSACQSKFAVAADADQRIMRAYDAVHDRNPAYAQRVSYVIVPPGRVIYAYTDSDPEHHVTNTLDALRAWRQQNPQR
- the kefF gene encoding glutathione-regulated potassium-efflux system oxidoreductase KefF, producing MILIVYAHPYPRYSRANRAMLDAVGDMPVQVRSLYDLYPDFHIDAAAEQAALRPASLVVWQHPMHWYGTPPLFGLWMDKVLQHGWAYGQGGDALRGKAVLWAVTTGGAADDFTRCTDTDLGVLGQPLRSAAELCGMRWQPPYALHGAATLDAERLDIAAARYRERLAPYVEGTVPGSAAPAVMETAHG